In one window of Catalinimonas alkaloidigena DNA:
- a CDS encoding glycosyltransferase translates to MKILVAASRFPWPLEKGDKLRLYHQLHYLSQHHEVYLICLAEALPTAAQLRSIQALVKRLEVIPLPLPQRLAHLASGLLNSLPFQVNYFRSPLMRKRVRALVKAYQIDVVYTQLIRLGENIPTELETPRYLDYMDALSEGMRKRGERSPWWQRPLIAVETRRLRRYELTLMEHFQRYSMITDADAAIFPRSLRASVDVIANGISPDFLQDDIPPAHPQPLDLIFTGNMGYHPNVLAACYLVDQLVPLLKEQGQSVTVGLVGVRPAAEVRRLESPEVLITGFVPDLRPYLKAARIMVAPLFTGSGLQNKLLEAMALGVPVVTTPLANRALGAQPGEEILEGATAAELTRHIVFLLTHPDEARRLGAQGQAFVRERYDWQKANRRLERSLIQLAEQKLTRSVL, encoded by the coding sequence ATGAAAATTCTGGTGGCCGCTTCCCGGTTTCCGTGGCCTCTTGAAAAAGGGGACAAGCTGCGGCTGTACCACCAATTGCATTACCTCAGCCAGCATCACGAGGTCTACCTGATCTGCCTGGCCGAAGCACTCCCCACAGCGGCGCAGCTTCGTTCCATTCAAGCGTTGGTGAAACGGCTGGAAGTCATTCCATTACCCTTACCCCAGCGGCTGGCGCACCTGGCCAGCGGACTTCTGAACTCGCTTCCCTTTCAGGTCAATTACTTCCGGTCGCCCCTGATGCGGAAGCGCGTTCGTGCGCTGGTGAAAGCCTATCAGATCGATGTCGTCTACACCCAGTTGATTCGCCTGGGCGAAAACATCCCGACCGAGCTCGAAACGCCTCGCTACCTCGATTACATGGATGCCCTCTCGGAGGGAATGAGGAAGCGCGGCGAACGTTCGCCCTGGTGGCAACGCCCCCTGATCGCGGTAGAAACCCGAAGGTTGCGCCGCTACGAATTGACCCTGATGGAACATTTCCAGCGGTATTCTATGATTACCGATGCCGACGCCGCCATTTTCCCTCGGTCGCTTCGCGCGTCTGTCGATGTCATTGCCAACGGCATCTCACCGGATTTTTTGCAGGACGACATCCCCCCCGCCCATCCGCAACCACTGGATCTGATCTTTACGGGAAACATGGGCTATCACCCGAACGTACTGGCGGCTTGTTACCTGGTCGATCAACTGGTGCCCCTTCTGAAAGAACAAGGGCAGTCGGTTACCGTCGGGCTGGTTGGCGTCCGGCCCGCGGCCGAAGTACGGCGGTTGGAAAGCCCGGAGGTGCTGATCACCGGCTTTGTGCCCGATCTCCGGCCTTACTTAAAGGCGGCACGCATCATGGTCGCCCCCTTGTTCACCGGTTCGGGTCTGCAAAATAAGTTGCTGGAAGCCATGGCCCTGGGAGTGCCGGTCGTGACGACGCCGCTGGCGAATCGTGCTCTGGGTGCACAACCAGGTGAGGAAATTCTGGAAGGCGCTACCGCCGCCGAGCTGACCCGCCACATTGTATTTCTCCTGACTCACCCGGACGAAGCCCGCCGCTTGGGCGCACAGGGTCAGGCCTTTGTGCGCGAACGCTACGACTGGCAAAAAGCAAATCGGCGGCTGGAACGTAGCCTTATACAGTTGGCAGAACAAAAACTGACCCGTTCGGTGTTGTGA
- a CDS encoding glycosyltransferase family 4 protein, with protein MRILQLTNRLPWPLNDGGNIATYLLTHHLHKRGHHLTLASLNTRKHHTDPAPLRSVTDEVLVTEVDTSFTALGLLKGAFQMAPYNVSRFHREEFAHLLRTHLQTHTVDLIQLEGIYLASYLPLLRRYSQAPVVLRAHNVEHQIWARVAAAERNLAKRWYLQQLVPKIQRFELTYIPRFDGIVAITEADAEFFRRYHAGKPLATIPAGPDPAWFERSSAAEVLPQSVGFLGSLEWVPNAQGVAWLLADIWPRVQAALPHATLHIAGKNPPPSLQPGAPVPTGVHLHGPVPDAAAFLERCQILVVPLLSGSGMRLKVVEALALGKCIVTTSIGTEGIPLQSGQQGWIADMPEAFAETLINLLQHPQQICATGQAARAWAQEQYHWDQLVRQFETFYASVS; from the coding sequence ATGCGTATTCTTCAGCTTACGAATCGCCTGCCCTGGCCTTTGAACGACGGGGGGAACATCGCCACGTACTTGTTGACGCATCATTTGCACAAGCGGGGACACCACCTGACGCTCGCGTCGCTGAATACGCGCAAGCATCACACGGACCCGGCACCGCTCCGCTCCGTAACCGACGAGGTGCTGGTGACCGAAGTGGATACCTCTTTTACTGCTCTGGGACTGTTAAAAGGCGCTTTTCAGATGGCACCTTACAACGTTTCCCGCTTTCACCGTGAAGAATTCGCCCACTTGCTGCGCACGCATCTGCAGACCCATACGGTCGATCTCATCCAATTGGAAGGCATCTATCTGGCATCGTACCTGCCGCTACTGCGCCGCTACAGCCAGGCCCCGGTGGTCCTGCGGGCGCATAACGTAGAACATCAGATCTGGGCACGCGTCGCGGCGGCAGAACGCAACCTTGCCAAGCGCTGGTACCTGCAACAACTGGTACCCAAAATTCAACGGTTCGAACTGACCTACATTCCGCGGTTCGATGGCATTGTCGCCATTACCGAGGCCGATGCGGAGTTTTTCCGGCGCTATCATGCCGGGAAGCCGCTGGCCACCATTCCAGCCGGGCCCGATCCGGCCTGGTTTGAGCGCTCTTCGGCAGCCGAGGTCCTCCCTCAATCAGTCGGGTTCCTGGGAAGTTTAGAATGGGTACCCAATGCTCAGGGCGTCGCCTGGCTACTGGCCGACATCTGGCCCCGGGTACAAGCCGCGCTCCCACACGCCACGCTGCACATTGCCGGCAAAAATCCGCCCCCCTCGTTGCAACCGGGCGCCCCTGTGCCAACCGGGGTTCACTTGCACGGGCCGGTGCCCGACGCCGCCGCCTTTCTGGAGCGTTGCCAGATCCTGGTGGTGCCTTTGCTTTCGGGCAGCGGCATGCGCCTGAAGGTGGTTGAGGCGCTAGCGCTCGGCAAATGCATCGTCACCACGTCGATCGGCACCGAAGGCATCCCCCTCCAGTCGGGGCAACAGGGGTGGATCGCCGACATGCCCGAAGCCTTCGCCGAGACCCTTATCAACTTATTACAACATCCGCAGCAAATTTGCGCCACCGGTCAGGCGGCGCGCGCCTGGGCTCAGGAACAGTACCATTGGGACCAACTGGTCCGGCAGTTTGAAACGTTTTACGCTTCTGTGTCATGA